A portion of the Bubalus kerabau isolate K-KA32 ecotype Philippines breed swamp buffalo chromosome 1, PCC_UOA_SB_1v2, whole genome shotgun sequence genome contains these proteins:
- the RIBC2 gene encoding RIB43A-like with coiled-coils protein 2: MEVAQPKDLQEDFVLAKRRHAELVRQKRIFNARNRIIGGDTTAWDAQVCDQNIKAATEKAREEAFAAEMRQNDKIACITENRERRDRKNLCKAINDFQQSFQRPEMRREFDLSDPLALKKDRPARQSDHDAWNTISGMQKFMGEDLNFHLRKKFQEEQNREWSLQQQKERMIGRENQKCAEDLYLKTRLQFDETAKHLQNLETATRKAVCATVKEFNKNQALESAEKKIQERKQEQEDNLAEISNMLRGDLLLENPQQAASSFGPHRVVPDRWKGMSQEQLEEIRLVQKQQVQEKLRLQEEERQRDMDWDRQRIQKAHATLLFERQQQRLQRGLRRALDCSNLSLAREQLLQKKHMKELCTNHATEDYFTQFNTGSR; the protein is encoded by the exons ATGGAGGTAGCACAGCCCAAGGACCTGCAGGAGGACTTTGTCCTGGCCAAAAGAAGACATGCGGAGCTGGTCAGGCAGAAACGGATTTTCAACGCCAGGAACAGGATCATTGGG GGTGACACCACGGCCTGGGATGCTCAGGTTTGTGACCAGAACATAAAAGCAGCAACTGAAAAAGCGAGAGAGGAAGCCTTTG CTGCTGAAATGAGACAAAATGACAAGATCGCATGCATAACAGAAAACCGGgaaaggagagataggaaaaatCTCTGTAAAGCTATCAATGATTTCCAACAGAGCTTTCAGAGGCCGGAAATGCGCCGTGAATTTGACCTCTCTGACCCCTTGGCCCTTAAGAAGGATCGTCCAGCCCGGCAGTCAGATCATGATGCTTGGAATACAATATCAGGAATGCAGAAATTCATGGGGGAGGATTTAAACTTCCATCTGAGGAAGAAATTCCAAGAGGAACAAAACAGGGAATGGTCCCTGCAACAGCAAAAGGAACGGATGATTGGCCGGGAGAACCAAAAATGTGCAG aggATCTCTACTTGAAGACAAGGCTGCAGTTTGATGAGACAGCCAAGCACTTACAGAATCTGGAAACCGCCACCAGGAAGGCGGTTTGTGCAACTGTGAAAGAATTCAACAAGAACCAG GCCCTGGAGTCAGCggaaaagaaaattcaagagaGAAAACAAGAACAGGAGGACAACCTAGCCGAGATCTCCAACATGCTGCGTGGGGACCTGCTCTTGGAGAACCCGCAGCAGGCAGCCAGCTCCTTCGGGCCACATCGCGTGGTGCCCGACCGCTGGAAGGGCATGAGCCAGGAGCAGCTGGAGGAGATCCGCCTGGTGCAGAAACAGCAAGTCCAGGAGAAGCTG AGGCTCCAGGAGGAAGAGCGCCAGCGAGACATGGACTGGGACCGGCAGAGGATTCAGAAGGCTCACGCCACCTTGCTGTTTGAGCGGCAGCAGCAGCGCCTGCAGCGTGGCCTGCGCAGGGCCCTGGACTGCAGCAACCTCAGCCTGGCCAGGGAGCAGCTCCTGCA GAAAAAACATATGAAGGAACTCTGTACCAATCATGCCACCGAAGACTATTTCACACAATTTAATACAGGAAGTCGATAA